The Arachis duranensis cultivar V14167 chromosome 9, aradu.V14167.gnm2.J7QH, whole genome shotgun sequence genomic sequence attaaaaaatcatgtccataattaattaattaaataatcatgTTATTATATGACAATTGACAGCAGCTGAGTCTCCAATTTATTAATGATAAAATCTCTTCCACATCCAAGTTTAggatttttgtttaattaacaAGGATTAATCCGTTACGAATTTGAGTTTTCTTTAAAGATTGAtgttaaataaattattgtatataaaataaaatttgagtttttaatacttatttaaatatacaaataagttaattatttgacTAATATAAAttagttcaattttttatttttaactgttgataaaaagaaaaaaaattagttatacaaattttatttttttggaatcatcttttaaatttcagttagaagattttgtttattgtctATTATATCTCTCAATCTGACATGTAAGACTGTGTTTAATATGTAAGACTGTATTCATTTTTGAGAATAGGATGAGATAAGATATTAAGCTGTGTTTGTTTATAAAGACAGGACACTGAGACATGGAcacagaaatataaaataatgtttGACAGAAGAGACATGGACAAAGACAGTATGTCCAGAGACactaaattagtgtattttgtgtccatctAACAGGAAGGACACGGAAATACTAACAagggacacaacttattttttattttttttaattatttttgttaatttttcataattatatttttttattattatatttttaatctcaaattttttgaatgaaaaaaatgaaaataaattagatttttataatttgttataatttATTACTAAACAGAAtataagaacacaaaattttgtgtgtcTTGTCATGTCCTGTTCTCAGAAACAAACACAGTCTTAAGAACAAGATACAAAgaacagagacacaaaatattGTATTCATGAGAAACTAtaacaatttataaaaattcaattttttgtcattttttatccaaaaaaatgaaaaaaaatataataataaaaaatataattatgaaaaattaacaagaataatgaaagaaaaaataaaaaataagttgtgtccctTATTAGTATCTCTATATTCTTCATGTGGATgaatacaaaatacactaattcaatgGCTATGGACACAATatctctatttatattttatctgtcaaatataattttgtgtCTTTGTCTCCCTATTTCGGTATCCCGTTCTTGTAAGCAAATGCagcttaaaaaattaattcgtCGCGAATTTGAAGAACTACTCCATAAGGTGTGATTCGAGTTGGTCCatgaattttttatatgaaaacagGCCTAAGGCCCATAAAGTACATGGCCAAAAAACAGAAGTTCCGACCCAAAAACACAGAAAAGTCAAACAAAATtgagaatttttattttcagaaaagtaattttatttgatttcgaTATCTTTTTTGTGGTTCACAACTTCACATTGCTTGCCTTTGAATATTGTGGTTCTCACTTCTCAGTCCCTGTCTCCGAACTCTCAACTCAGTGGCACTCATATTGCAGCAGTGTACTGTTCCAAAGGTAAACAATTTTGCTTTTGGTATCTaactttcttttgattttccTCAAATTTTGTTTCACTAAAAGACGAACTAACTAtctgatttatttattttttcttaataacGATGATTCAGGTTTGTGGTAGCACTTtggagttggaaatggcttccACTGTTGCAAGCTTGCTACCACCGTTGCTGGTTCATGGTCGACAATCACATGCTGTGACCATGCATAGTTTCCCCctttctcctcctctttttGGTAACCCTTTTTACttgtttgtatttattttatttttaatttctaagttGAATTTTTTCCCCACATGCACTGTGCGTCTGCAaagtttgatttcttcagtgaTTGTCAATTCTTCAATTTTAAGCTTTGatttaaggttttttttttccttctaattttttaattttttattttatttaaagtgtAGTTAGTAACTTGGTATAAGTCCAAttgaataacttttttttttaaagaaatcaaattgtctaataagtaataacacaATGTACCATTAGAATATTTCCATCATAAAATTTGGTTGAAATAGATTCTATAGTAAAATGACAAATAAACTCGAGGATTTACATTTCAGACAGATTAGTcctgaagagaagaaaaagtacCAATAAAGTTCTCTAGGATAACAAACGTAGATAAGTTAGTTcaaattaagattttttatcCTAAACTCTAGACCCTAAACTGCCTAAAGTGGAAATTCTCAGGggtttatttatcattttactGTAGTTTTTATATGTACAATTCATCAAAGATGTTGTACTGGATTGGATTCAGTTTAAAagattattattgtatttgtgATTTTAAAGTGTGATTTTAATGCACATTAAGATTACATTTGAACTTTTGTGTCTACGGATCAATTGTAACTATGTCCTAGTCATCATCATTCCCCATCTTTCATTTGATACCTATAACTTCTGCTGATGCATTTTATCACTGTTTTTGTATTCCGGATTCGATTTTTTTTGCCTGTTTTTATTTCGTAGAGAGACGAAACCATACTGCTTTTGTTGTGAAGGCTTCTGGAGATAGTTCTGAATCTTCTACTACTCTTACTGTTTTCAAGACGGTTCAGAATGTTGTGAGTTTCTCCTTCCACTCTTGTCTTTCTTTCAAAGGATAGAAAAGTGGACCATACAAATAAGTTGATGACTgtcttttttccccttttcaTTTAAAAACAGTGGGATAAACCTGAGGACCGGTTGGGACTAATTGGTTTAGGCTTTTCAGCTGTAGTAGCAGTTTGGGCATCAGCAAATTTGATCACGGTAATTTAAGTATTTAACTTGATCATTGAGATATCATGATCCAGACAAACATCTCTTAAACATCTCTTGAGCCAGTTCACAATATATTCTTTTGTCAGAGTATCTGAACACAAATGGTATCTAAGATATGTTGATTTTGAGTATCAAATTAGTCAAAGTGAAATTTGTTTTCAAATATAGGGAGATTGTTTATTGAATATTCATTTGCAGCATTCTAATATTGTTTTTGCCTTTGTGAATTTTGTACATAGGCTGTTGACAAATTACCAATTATCCCTACTGCACTAGAATTAATTGGGATACTGTTTACTGCGGTAAGTGATTACAGATTGAATCCTCTATTTATATTCTTAATGTGCTTAATGTTGTCTAGTAATATaaacttctctttttatttcAGTGGTTTACATATCGATATCTCTTGTTCAAGCCCGACCGGTAAGTATTATTGCTCACCTTCATCTTGATATTGACTACATCATAATATTAATAGCACTGGTCCAAATCTACGTCAAAGGACTAATTATAACCATGCAAAATTGGTTGATGATTAAAGCTACCTTGTAAAGAGACTAACCTGTCTCAATTATAGTGGTTAATGATTTTTTTCCTACAATACTTTCTTAAATCGGATCTTTTTTGCTTGTCCTTTGTGACAGAGATCTCAATAAATTG encodes the following:
- the LOC107464077 gene encoding protein CURVATURE THYLAKOID 1C, chloroplastic, which encodes MASTVASLLPPLLVHGRQSHAVTMHSFPLSPPLFERRNHTAFVVKASGDSSESSTTLTVFKTVQNVWDKPEDRLGLIGLGFSAVVAVWASANLITAVDKLPIIPTALELIGILFTAWFTYRYLLFKPDREELFRILNKSVSDILGQ